One Pseudomonadota bacterium genomic region harbors:
- a CDS encoding ATP-binding cassette domain-containing protein, with amino-acid sequence MLRLSNAALRGLDLSVAHGEVLAIMGPSSSGKSRLLQRLGAHCTLPSSDTGALTPCLSPTLA; translated from the coding sequence GTGCTTCGACTGAGTAACGCAGCCCTACGCGGCCTGGATCTGTCGGTCGCACACGGCGAGGTGCTCGCGATCATGGGCCCGAGCAGCAGCGGCAAATCAAGGCTGCTACAACGCCTCGGAGCCCATTGCACCCTGCCATCCAGCGATACCGGCGCCTTGACGCCCTGCCTAAGCCCCACGC
- a CDS encoding DcaP family trimeric outer membrane transporter, translating to MSVPTVLAQTQDDEVEALRKEVRALRDLVNELIEAQASEQQSNDVSDVRVLDEPVSLPSSETDTPAQPARQARLDPRGSLATRQPLGRFPDDAFVTTGQFDRSIGVPGTNGAFRIGGAVQVSANFDTDNLGFQQIGTPPTIPLNGSVDDREQQSAIHVRHSRVNFDYRAPTEYGEFRTFVEFDFFGDGDEFTNDFDLRLRHAAAEWGPWKIGQFWSGFVDVFSFPETADPGGPLAAPVLRNPGIYYVSGEREESNWGLGIENPAADLGGSTDLIASEQIPNVVAFSKIQRDWGYLRISALGLQLRSDNDSDFTGGVHVSGRINTPFTGSDRNNVSFATQYGEGFVHYFSSFVGELDGIVSDTGAVDATGILGAFLGYQHFWADRWRSTVTASIFDLDSPEGSTPLSYASGERFSANLFYTANENVTFGIEGIYNTIETVNESDGDGVRIEFVARYDF from the coding sequence CAGGGCGCTGAGAGATCTCGTCAACGAACTCATTGAAGCCCAAGCATCAGAGCAACAATCCAACGATGTAAGTGATGTAAGGGTCCTAGACGAGCCCGTTTCGCTCCCGTCTTCCGAGACCGACACCCCGGCGCAGCCCGCGAGGCAGGCCCGTCTCGACCCACGCGGCTCTCTTGCTACGCGTCAACCGCTCGGCCGTTTTCCAGACGATGCTTTCGTCACGACCGGGCAATTCGATAGGTCAATCGGAGTCCCGGGAACCAATGGTGCATTTCGCATTGGGGGCGCAGTCCAGGTTAGCGCCAATTTCGATACGGACAATCTGGGATTCCAGCAGATCGGTACGCCGCCAACGATCCCGCTGAACGGCAGTGTTGACGATCGTGAGCAACAATCGGCGATCCACGTCCGACACAGTCGAGTCAACTTCGACTATCGGGCCCCGACTGAATACGGTGAATTTCGCACGTTTGTTGAATTTGATTTCTTTGGCGACGGCGACGAGTTTACGAACGACTTCGACCTGCGGCTGCGCCATGCAGCCGCTGAATGGGGGCCGTGGAAGATAGGTCAGTTCTGGTCTGGGTTTGTGGACGTATTTTCCTTTCCCGAAACCGCTGATCCCGGCGGACCATTGGCTGCGCCGGTGCTAAGAAATCCAGGAATCTATTACGTTAGCGGTGAACGCGAAGAGTCAAACTGGGGGCTGGGCATTGAGAATCCTGCAGCCGATTTAGGGGGTAGCACCGACTTGATCGCGTCAGAGCAGATACCGAACGTCGTTGCCTTCTCCAAGATTCAGCGCGATTGGGGCTATCTGCGGATCTCGGCGCTCGGCCTTCAATTGAGGTCGGACAATGACTCGGATTTCACAGGCGGGGTCCATGTTTCCGGTCGCATCAACACACCATTTACGGGGTCTGACCGCAACAACGTCTCCTTCGCCACCCAGTATGGAGAGGGGTTCGTACACTACTTCTCCTCGTTTGTTGGTGAGTTGGATGGGATTGTCTCAGACACGGGAGCGGTTGACGCCACTGGGATACTTGGCGCCTTTCTAGGGTACCAACACTTTTGGGCAGATCGTTGGCGGTCCACAGTCACAGCGAGCATTTTTGATCTTGATTCTCCTGAAGGATCCACCCCCCTGTCCTACGCTAGCGGAGAGCGCTTCAGCGCGAATCTCTTTTATACGGCCAATGAGAACGTCACCTTCGGAATTGAAGGAATCTACAACACCATAGAAACAGTCAACGAGTCTGACGGCGACGGTGTGCGGATCGAATTCGTCGCGCGCTACGACTTCTAG